DNA sequence from the Leptospirillum ferrooxidans C2-3 genome:
TTGCCTGTCGAAGGTCAGGGAAAGGAGCCAGGAGGATCCATTCACCAATGACCCCGGTCAAACGCCATTTCCTGAAGTATGGAATGAAACAGCCTGAAAGACAAGAGCCGAAGCTCAGAAAAGTCTCCGGGAGGTCTGTGATTTCACCACATCAAAAGACCCATCAGCCACTTTCTGCCATCTGTCTTTGAAGATCTCCCCGTTTTTTCTGTCGCATCGTTATGGCCGATAACAAAATGCCGAGTTCATATAAAAACACCATCGGGAGATACATGATCATCATATTGAAAAAGTCCTGTGTGGGAGAAAGGACCGAAGCCACAACGGCATTTCCGACCAACGCCCACCGTCGTCCCTTCCGGAAAGATTCCGGCGTCACCCAGCCAATGGATGTGAGGAGAGCCATGAGAAGAGGAAGCTCAAAGATCAGTCCGAAAACAAAAAGGAACCGAAGTTCAAAAGAGATGGTTCGGTCAACCGAGAGGAAGGGAGACAGTCCCTCGGACTGTCCAAAGCCCACCAAAAAATGAAGCGCCTGGGGAAGGGCAAGAAGATCCGAAAACACAACCCCAAGGAAAAAAAAGACAGTCAGCCCAAATAACCATTTAAAAACCCGTTTTTTTTCCTCCCGGTAAAGCCCTGGCGCAACAAATCTCCAAATCTCCCACAACACCAGCGGGTAGGAGATCAAAAGCCCCATCGTCAGGGCAACCTTCAGTGTGATCCAGAACGCTTCAGTGGGGGTTGTAAAGACAAGCTTGGTCCCTGACTTGGAGCCAAGCCAAGCCAGAACCCTGTTCGAGAACGGGAAACAGACAATCATGGATCCCGAGATCCACAAAACCCCTCTCAACACCCGGGACCTGAGCTCTGAAAGATGGGAAAGAAACGGCAAGCGGTCCATCAGACAGACGTTACTCCTTTTCTAGCCTGATGTTTTGAATCATGGGAAACTCTCCACCTTTCTGATAGGGCTGGGGAAGAGGCGTCCAGTCATCGGGTTCCGCCGGTCTGCCCTCTTCCATGATAGACCGGGAAATATCCTTGACCTCAAGAAGGATTGGAGCAAGCCTCGTTCGTGCAAGCCGGATGAAACGCCCGGTCTTGGTCGCAAGGGACGGCCATTCGGACGGCTTGACCACCAGCATGATCAAAAGAAAGATGAAGATAAGGTCAGGCCACCCGATCCCAAACACCCAGACACCCCCGCAACAGAATCTCCCAGATACAATCCGAACCGCTAAAGACCGGCCAACCCAACCGTCAAAAGCTCCATAAGCCTTTCTCCCATGTTCGGCCGATCGTTCATTTCCCCGGTAGTATACACCATCACAATCGCATCATCCGACTGTTCATCCACTGACCACTCGGGGCCATAGTATCCCTTCCTGATCCCTGACTGCCGGAATCCCAGACGGAA
Encoded proteins:
- the tatC gene encoding twin-arginine translocase subunit TatC — protein: MDRLPFLSHLSELRSRVLRGVLWISGSMIVCFPFSNRVLAWLGSKSGTKLVFTTPTEAFWITLKVALTMGLLISYPLVLWEIWRFVAPGLYREEKKRVFKWLFGLTVFFFLGVVFSDLLALPQALHFLVGFGQSEGLSPFLSVDRTISFELRFLFVFGLIFELPLLMALLTSIGWVTPESFRKGRRWALVGNAVVASVLSPTQDFFNMMIMYLPMVFLYELGILLSAITMRQKKRGDLQRQMAESG
- a CDS encoding Sec-independent protein translocase subunit TatA/TatB, which produces MFGIGWPDLIFIFLLIMLVVKPSEWPSLATKTGRFIRLARTRLAPILLEVKDISRSIMEEGRPAEPDDWTPLPQPYQKGGEFPMIQNIRLEKE